The nucleotide window TTCCAAGATTATGTCATTACTACTGAATGTTCCTGCTGAAGAGGAAACCGAAGCAAAATCAAAAGGGGCTTTGTGGGACGCCAACCTGCAAACCTGGTACCTGCCGGATATCAACTACGATCATATCATGGAGGTAGATAAGTGGATCACTGACAAGGATACTGCCATTATCCTATCTGACGAAGTGATTATTGCACATGGCCGGCATTCCTGCCAGCATTGTCAGCAGATCACCCCGGTCATCGCTCTCGGCAGTGATTTTTTTTATGAGAAAGATATCAATGAGAAAGATGAAGCCGTATGGTTTGAACTGAATTTCTTTACCCTGTTTCAACAGGTATCGGTGATATCCCCTCACCTGTTTAATTTCTTCCGGGATAATTATCCGCATTACAAACAGGGGCCAGCCAGAAGTGCCGATGGATACTACTGGTGCAACCATTGCGAGCATTGTGGTCAGGGCATTGATGACACCTTATTGTTTGCCGATGCAGGCCATGTATTTGCCCCCGAAACATCTGAAGCGGCAGGCTCCATCACCTTAAGGACCTATCCATTTAAATACGCTCCGCATATCGATGCTGATTACAACAACAACCATCATCTCCAGCTGATCAATGAGTTTGCAGTACGGAGTCATTACAGCATATAAAACGGGGCTGACCAAAAAGTAAAAAATACTTTTGGTCAGCCCCGAATGCAACAAAAGGTTATCAGGGTTTGGAATAACCGTCTTTCTTAGCTTTTTCAGCCATGGTCACCATTCTTTTTTCTGTGTCAGGGTGAGAAGAAAACAGCTGTGAGCCTTTTTTCTTCTT belongs to Chitinophaga sp. HK235 and includes:
- a CDS encoding DUF5710 domain-containing protein; the encoded protein is MSLLLNVPAEEETEAKSKGALWDANLQTWYLPDINYDHIMEVDKWITDKDTAIILSDEVIIAHGRHSCQHCQQITPVIALGSDFFYEKDINEKDEAVWFELNFFTLFQQVSVISPHLFNFFRDNYPHYKQGPARSADGYYWCNHCEHCGQGIDDTLLFADAGHVFAPETSEAAGSITLRTYPFKYAPHIDADYNNNHHLQLINEFAVRSHYSI